The following are encoded in a window of Dioscorea cayenensis subsp. rotundata cultivar TDr96_F1 chromosome 16, TDr96_F1_v2_PseudoChromosome.rev07_lg8_w22 25.fasta, whole genome shotgun sequence genomic DNA:
- the LOC120279218 gene encoding mitochondrial carnitine/acylcarnitine carrier-like protein: protein MGEVAKDLTSGTIGGAAQLIVGHPFDTIKVKLQSQPAPLPGQLPKYAGALDAVKQTIAAEGPGGLYKGMGAPLATVAAFNAVLFTVRGQMEALLRSEPGAVLSVNQQIVCGAGAGVAVSFLACPTELIKCRLQAQSALAGSASSTGAVKYGGPMDVAKHVLKAEGGLRGLYKGLVPTLAREVPGNAAMFGVYEALKQYFAGGKDTSGLGRGSLMTAGGLAGAAFWAIVYPTDVVKSVIQVDDYKNPKYSGSINAFKKIFASEGVKGLYRGFGPAMARSIPANAACFLAYEVTKI from the exons ATGGGAGAAGTTGCAAAGGACTTAACTTCTGGCACTATTGGAGGGGCAGCACAATTGATTGTCGGTCACCCCTTTGACACTATCAAGGTCAAACTGCAAAGCCAGCCTGCACCACTGCCTGGGCAACTTCCCAAGTATGCCGGTGCACTCGATGCAGTCAAGCAAACAATTGCAGCAGAAGGCCCAGGGGGCTTATACAAAGGGATGGGAGCCCCGCTCGCCACTGTTGCAGCTTTCAATGCCGTTCTTTTTACTGTCCGTGGTCAGATGGAGGCACTGCTGAGGTCCGAACCTGGCGCTGTGCTCTCAGTGAACCAGCAGATTGTTTGTGGTGCAGGAGCTGGTGTTGCAGTTTCTTTTCTGGCATGCCCAACAGAACTCATAAAATGCAG GTTACAAGCACAGAGTGCTCTAGCAGGATCCGCCTCCTCAACCGGAGCAGTGAAGTATGGAGGGCCAATGGATGTGGCAAAACATGTTCTTAAGGCCGAAGGGGGTTTAAGAGGTTTATACAAAGGCCTTGTACCGACATTGGCACGAGAAGTCCCAGGAAATGCTGCAATGTttggcgtgtatgaagcccTGAAGCAATACTTCGCAGGGGGCAAAGACACTTCCGGGCTAGGAAGGGGTTCTTTGATGACCGCTGGAGGCCTCGCTGGTGCAGCATTTTGGGCTATAGTGTATCCGACTGACGTAGTAAAGAGTGTAATTCAGGTGGATGACTATAAGAATCCAAAGTATTCGGGCTCTATTAACGCCTTCAAGAAGATTTTCGCATCTGAAGGCGTCAAAGGCCTTTATAGAGGCTTCGGGCCTGCAATGGCTCGCAGTATTCCGGCCAATGCTGCTTGTTTCTTGGCTTATGAAGTGACGAAAATCTAG